One segment of Agrococcus sp. ProA11 DNA contains the following:
- a CDS encoding aminopeptidase P family protein produces MSSDSTTTQPSTNRSTTPTSSAFTEHIQSGWAERTETTPSPRAAAAYAAARRARISALHPGVRLVIPAGGLKVRSNDTDYPFRAHPDFTYLTGWGSDAEPDSVLVLEPVADAAEHRATLYFRAPAGRGTTEFYANPAIGEFWVGPRPSLEHVAADLGLEVADLSELSAALETEGEVLVVTGADPAVEAQLSAANPDGDVLARDLSEQRLVKDEHEVVEIQAAVDATARGFDDVVADLHSASQHERGERVVEGAFHRRARLDGNAVGYDTIAASGHHACYLHWTRNDGAVRDGDVILLDAGVEVDSLYTADITRTLPISGSFSEVQRRIYDAVLEAADAAFAIVRPGIIFKEVHAAAMEVIARRTAEWGLLPVSAEVSLEPDQQLHRRWMVHGTSHHLGLDVHDCAQARRDFYHDGVVREGMVFTIEPGLYFQADDLTVPEEFRGIGIRIEDDILVTADGAVNLSAAIPRTADDVEAWMRDIRAR; encoded by the coding sequence ATGAGCAGTGACTCCACCACGACGCAGCCCTCCACCAACCGCTCGACGACACCGACGTCGTCGGCATTCACCGAGCACATCCAGTCGGGCTGGGCAGAGCGCACCGAGACGACGCCGTCGCCGCGCGCCGCAGCCGCCTATGCGGCCGCGCGCCGCGCACGCATCTCGGCGCTCCACCCGGGCGTGCGGCTGGTGATTCCGGCCGGCGGCCTCAAGGTGCGCTCGAACGACACCGACTACCCGTTCCGCGCACACCCCGACTTCACCTACCTCACCGGCTGGGGGTCGGATGCCGAGCCCGACTCGGTGCTGGTCCTCGAGCCCGTCGCGGATGCCGCCGAGCACCGGGCGACGCTCTACTTCCGCGCGCCCGCAGGCCGCGGCACCACCGAGTTCTACGCCAATCCGGCGATCGGCGAGTTCTGGGTCGGACCGCGCCCATCGCTCGAGCACGTCGCCGCCGACCTCGGCCTCGAGGTCGCCGACCTGAGCGAGCTCAGCGCCGCGCTGGAGACCGAGGGCGAGGTGCTCGTCGTCACCGGCGCCGATCCCGCCGTCGAGGCGCAGCTCTCGGCCGCCAACCCCGACGGCGATGTGCTCGCGCGCGACCTGAGCGAGCAGCGGCTCGTGAAGGATGAGCACGAGGTCGTCGAGATCCAGGCAGCCGTGGACGCCACGGCCCGCGGCTTCGACGACGTCGTCGCCGACCTGCACTCCGCGTCGCAGCACGAGCGCGGCGAGCGGGTCGTCGAGGGCGCCTTCCACCGCCGCGCGCGCCTGGACGGCAACGCCGTCGGCTACGACACCATCGCCGCATCCGGGCACCACGCCTGCTACCTGCACTGGACCCGCAACGACGGCGCCGTGCGCGACGGCGACGTCATCCTGCTGGACGCCGGCGTCGAGGTCGACAGCCTCTACACCGCCGACATCACCCGCACGCTGCCCATCTCGGGCTCGTTCAGCGAGGTGCAGCGCCGCATCTACGACGCCGTCCTCGAAGCCGCCGATGCGGCGTTCGCGATCGTCAGGCCCGGCATCATCTTCAAGGAGGTGCATGCCGCGGCGATGGAGGTCATCGCGCGCCGCACCGCCGAGTGGGGCCTGCTGCCGGTCTCGGCGGAGGTCTCGCTGGAGCCCGACCAGCAGCTGCACCGCCGCTGGATGGTGCACGGCACGAGCCACCACCTGGGCCTCGACGTGCACGACTGCGCGCAGGCTCGCCGCGACTTCTACCACGACGGTGTCGTGCGCGAGGGGATGGTCTTCACGATCGAGCCCGGCCTGTACTTCCAGGCCGACGACCTCACCGTGCCCGAGGAGTTCCGCGGCATCGGCATCCGCATCGAGGACGACATCCTCGTCACCGCCGACGGTGCCGTCAACCTCTCGGCCGCGATCCCGCGCACCGCCGACGACGTCGAGGCGTGGATGCGCGACATCCGCGCCCGCTGA
- a CDS encoding helix-turn-helix domain-containing protein, giving the protein MADEQPEQRTGDSDAEVQARARALSSPLRLRVLRLCAFEARTNKELAELLGVNPGTMLHHVRTLAQTGFLAAEAERSGTGGAREVPYRATGRSWSTQVPGLSPVLLETFLQQIDGVPPDMIDISWMGLKLNAEHREEFQQRLFELMDEFKERGPDGDGETIGVFTSVYADFNPAAPER; this is encoded by the coding sequence ATGGCAGACGAGCAGCCCGAGCAGCGCACGGGCGACAGCGACGCCGAGGTGCAGGCGCGTGCGCGGGCGCTCAGCTCGCCCCTGCGCCTGCGGGTGCTGCGGCTGTGCGCGTTCGAGGCGCGCACCAACAAGGAGCTGGCAGAGCTGCTGGGCGTCAACCCCGGCACGATGCTCCACCACGTGCGCACGCTGGCGCAGACCGGCTTCCTCGCCGCCGAGGCCGAGCGCAGCGGCACCGGTGGCGCGCGCGAGGTGCCCTATCGGGCGACGGGTCGCTCCTGGAGCACCCAGGTGCCGGGCCTCTCCCCCGTGCTGCTCGAGACCTTCCTGCAGCAGATCGACGGCGTGCCGCCCGACATGATCGACATCTCCTGGATGGGCCTGAAGCTCAATGCCGAGCACCGCGAGGAGTTCCAGCAGCGGCTCTTCGAACTCATGGACGAGTTCAAGGAGCGCGGCCCCGACGGCGACGGCGAGACGATCGGCGTCTTCACGTCGGTCTACGCCGATTTCAACCCGGCGGCGCCGGAGCGCTGA
- a CDS encoding MFS transporter, with amino-acid sequence MSQSERPSLTGEPGAAQNSLWRDPNFLTLWSGQALAQVGSQVTELAIPVLAVLLLQATEFEVGVLGAAGVAAFLVVGLPAGAWIDRMRKRRVMIWADAVRALALLVVPVLWWAGVLEMWHLVVVALVVGVATVFFDVSYQSVIPSLVRPSQIAEANGKLEATGQLANMAGPALGGWLIGAITAPFAVVATVGTYVASLVALVLTRDHEEPRVADDRAPIAREITEGLRWVFGNPLLRRIVGTTGISNFFSTVSFTLLPIFLLRELGLSPAAMGVILSLGSAGGLTGAIATPHIVRRIGEARSIPVSAIAFGLAACLLPLAATFPAIAFPLLVGQLFVGSFAVLVYNITQVTFRQRITPSRLLGRMNASVRFCVWGVMPIAALLAGGLGTWLGVVATMWIGAVGQVLSTLFVVIGPFWKLRQLPDAQR; translated from the coding sequence ATGTCCCAATCGGAGCGGCCCTCGCTGACCGGCGAGCCCGGCGCGGCCCAGAACTCGCTCTGGAGAGACCCCAACTTCCTCACGCTGTGGTCCGGGCAGGCGCTCGCGCAGGTCGGCTCGCAGGTGACCGAGCTGGCGATCCCGGTGCTCGCCGTGCTGCTGCTGCAGGCCACCGAGTTCGAGGTGGGCGTGCTGGGCGCGGCCGGCGTCGCGGCGTTCCTCGTCGTCGGGCTGCCGGCGGGGGCGTGGATCGACCGCATGCGCAAGCGCCGCGTGATGATCTGGGCGGATGCCGTGCGGGCGCTCGCGCTGCTGGTCGTCCCGGTGCTGTGGTGGGCCGGCGTGCTGGAGATGTGGCATCTGGTGGTCGTCGCGCTCGTCGTCGGCGTCGCGACCGTCTTCTTCGACGTGTCGTACCAGAGCGTCATCCCCTCGCTCGTGCGGCCGAGCCAGATCGCCGAGGCGAACGGCAAGCTCGAGGCAACGGGACAGCTGGCGAACATGGCCGGGCCCGCGCTCGGCGGCTGGCTCATCGGTGCGATCACGGCACCGTTCGCCGTCGTCGCCACGGTCGGCACGTACGTCGCGTCCCTCGTGGCGCTGGTGCTGACGCGCGATCACGAGGAGCCGCGAGTCGCCGACGACCGCGCGCCGATCGCGCGGGAGATCACGGAGGGGCTGCGCTGGGTGTTCGGCAATCCGCTGCTGCGCCGCATCGTCGGCACGACCGGCATCTCGAACTTCTTCAGCACCGTGTCGTTCACGCTGCTGCCGATCTTCCTGCTGCGCGAGCTGGGCCTGAGCCCGGCGGCGATGGGCGTCATCCTGTCGCTCGGCTCGGCCGGCGGGCTCACGGGCGCGATCGCGACGCCGCACATCGTGCGCCGGATCGGCGAGGCGCGCTCGATCCCGGTGAGCGCGATCGCGTTCGGCCTCGCCGCGTGCCTGCTGCCGCTCGCCGCCACCTTCCCCGCCATCGCCTTCCCCCTGCTCGTCGGCCAGCTCTTCGTCGGCAGCTTCGCCGTGCTCGTCTACAACATCACGCAGGTCACCTTCCGGCAGCGCATCACCCCCAGTCGCCTGCTCGGCCGCATGAACGCATCCGTGCGGTTCTGCGTCTGGGGCGTGATGCCCATCGCGGCGCTGCTCGCGGGTGGTCTCGGCACCTGGCTGGGCGTCGTCGCGACGATGTGGATCGGGGCCGTGGGTCAGGTGCTCTCGACGCTGTTCGTCGTGATCGGGCCGTTCTGGAAGCTGCGACAGCTGCCCGACGCGCAGCGCTGA